Below is a genomic region from bacterium.
GAACTCCTGACATAGGGGTGTTGAAAATGTCCGCTTTTTCCTCATGACGGATCCTGGATCAAGTATTTCAGGCGCAAGTTCGACCCCGGGAAAACCGCTTTTCTGTGATTCAGTTCCTCGCACAGTGCCGCGACGGCGCGGGTGCGATGCGGTGAACTTTGTGAAGCCAGCCTGACGCGCAGTTCTCGTTTCGTGACTTCCAAATCCGCCGCACTTGCCAGTGCCGCTTGGATGAGTGTCCGGCCTTCGTCATCGGCTCGCCGGTAGTGCGGCGTGACCATTCGCAGCAGATCACTCTCGGCCTGATAGGCCACCATTTTGATCAGATTAGTCAGGTGCTTGCGCTCCGGCGCCAGCTTGACGATCGGTTTGTCGGTCGCCTCCCGCACCGGAACTCGCCGCGGCACCGCCGCGCGGCGTTTGGCCAACTGCGATACTCGCTGCCAGGCGCTCCAGATCTTCTCACCCAGCTTGCCGTAAGCGATCTTGAACCCGCGCATCGTGCGATGTTTCTGTTCCAGATTGTTCAGCGCCTCCAAGCCATATTCGCTTTGCAGCCGATCCACCCGCGCCCAGGCCTGGCGGTATTGGGCATCCAGCGCGGTCCAAACCGGGTTGGGAACTTCGCGCGTTGGATCGGCCGGAACTGCGGCATATTCCGCCAGCGCATCCAGGGCGTATTCTTCGCGCAGGTATTTGAAGAAGTTCTCCTGGCGCCAGCGATCAAACATCCGATAGGCAACCTGTGCCGCCGCCAGGTCGCGTCGTGAGGTCAGGATCGGCGTCTGATGTCCGTTTTCCATTCTCCGCGTGACCTGCCGCAAACGCAGTTTGCCTTTAAGCAGCCGGACTTCCTGATCGGCCAGAACATAAGAGACTTTTCGTCCGCCCAGGCGGCCGGTGTGCGGGTTGAAGCGTGAGCGCGGGATTCTTGGATAACGGCCCTTGCGATAGGTCAGCAAATCGAACCCGGCGGCGATGATCTGTTGAAAGAGTTTCGGACTGAAGCCGCCACGATCGAACACGACGGTCACGCGTCGTTGGCCAGCCAGTCCGCGGACTTGGTCGAGAATGCCGGGCAGCATCTTGACCAGACCGGCGTTGGCCTCGGCGGTCACGACGAACAGTGGATCGCCGGAACTGTCATTGACCCAATAATCCGAGGTGGCCGGCAACGAAATGCGCATGCGTGCCACGTGGGTTTTGGGCAGCGCGTGCTGGCCGTGATAGACCCGCACGTGCCCGTCGACGTAAAGGAAACCCATGGCCTTGCCGCGCAACTCCACGCGTCGCCGGGCCAGCGCATCGCCAAACTGGGCGGCGCGTCCCGTGGCCGCCAGGCTGGCCAGCTTGCGCCGCAGAGTTTTGACTTCCGGCGCCCGGTCCAGTCCCAACACACGTCCGAGGCTTTGAGGCGAATACTCTTTGAGATTTTCCGGACGCTTGATGCGCCACAGCGCCATCAGCAACAGCGTGAGCAAGCTGGTGCGCAAGCCATAGAAGCTCGGCCCAAGATGGCCGTAGATTTTTTGCGCGCACTCGAACACCCCACTGGCCATCAAAACCGGAAGCGCCAGGAGAACGCCGGCTCGCGGAACTGCCATCGCCGAACCGAACAACGGAGGGGCGTCTTGCAGCAATCCCAACCGCGCCAGCAAGCGGTCGGCGGAACGATCACTTGGGTCGGGGTCATGGCGGATGGAAGCTGTCGGCGCGGTGACGCAGAAAGCGGACAGGTTTGGGTTCGCAGGCAGGGCATTCTCAGAGGGGATCAAATCCGGCTGCGCTGGCGCGTCCTTCCAGTTCAGGCGACACAATAATTTACGAATGGCCATTTCGCTCACTCCAGCGCGGCGCGCGATCTCCCGATTCGAATGGCCGCTTGCTTTCAGGCGATGAATCCATCGGCTGCGTTCTCCCGGAAGACGCCATTGTCCTTTGGGGTAGCCGTCGCCATGTCCCAACGCAGCCAGTCCGCCGTTTTCAAACCTGCGCTGATCGCGACGGACCGTCCGTGCCGAACACCCCAATGCGTGAGCCACCTGGTACTGACTGGCCCAACCCTGCTCGACCAGGCTGACCATCGCGTAGGCTTCGGCCATGCGATCGGTGACCGCGTAGCTGGCCAGGACAATCCCCGAAACCAGCACCACTCGATGACCCGCTTGCGTCTTGATCACGCATCGCTCGTTGAGGATCCGAGTGCCTTCCGGATTGCGGACCTCCGGGAACAGATCGTCCGTTCTAGTTGCGCCCATACCGGGCAGCATAGGCGAGCGTTCGAAAAAGCGGACAGGTTTGGGTTCGCACCCTTCGCGGCTTCAGAGTACGGAAAAAGCCCAGAAACAGCGCAGATCGTTGAAGTCTATGTCAGGAGGCGGCCAAAGTTTGTGAAGGGGGGGGGGGGGGGAGGGGGGTTGGGGGGTTGGGGGGGGGGGGGGGGAGTTCTTTTTGGTTGGGGGGGCGCGGGGGGAACTTGTTTGGACAAATCCGGCGGGAGTTAGGGCCAGTCTTTCGCGAGCTGGCGCGGCAAAAAGAGAGTGAGATCATCGAGGGGCACCTGATGCCGGATCATGTGCACATGTTGATCTCGATTCCGCCGAAGTATTCGGTGGCGCAGGTGATGGGGTATCTGAAGGGCAAGAGCGCGATTCACATAGCTCGGGTGTATGCAGGGCGGAGGAAGAGCTTTGTGGGTCAGCAGTTCTGGGCACGGGGCTATTGGGTATCGACGGTGGGGCGGGACGAAGTCGCGGTGCGCCGATACATCCAAGAGCAGGAAAAAGAAGATCAGCGGTTGGACCAACTGACGCTGTTGCCGCTTTGAGCGGCTAACGGAACTATAACCCGCTTTGAGCGGTTCACGCTATCTCAAGCCTCCGGCTTTGCCGGAGGTCGCTGACATCTGTCGGGCATCACCCGTGTCTCCGGATTAACAATCGTGGAATATCCCCTGAAAAGCGACCCTTTTGTCATATGATGTGGATGCGGTCTTACAGTTTTCGTGGGCGCAAAACCGGTCACCTGAGACGCTGCAAGATGAAAGCCTAGGAATTTGTCGGACTTAGAAATCGCATTTGCTGGCGCACGCCTATTACGGCTCCCGGTGGCTGGTACAAAACCATTTTTGCTCACCGCCCCCCATCTCGGCCCCGCGCTGGGAGACGGCCCCTCCGAGTTTTTCGCTGATAGCGCCCGCGCGCCGGCTTTTTACCCCGTCGCCGCCAGGTTTTTGAGCGTGAACAGCCGCTTGAAGTTATAGCTCACGCAGACCAGCAGCCATTCCAATGACACCTTCTCCCGCCCGCGCAGCAGAAACCGGCGGAAGCCCAGCACTTCTTTGAGGATCCCAAACACCGGCTCAACGGTTTGCTTGCGCAGTTTGTAAAGTGTCTTGCCCGCCTGCGTCTTCATCCGGTGCGCCATCTTTTCTTTGGCACTCGCGTTCTCTGGCAACGGCGGCGGTTCGGGTTGCGGCAGCAAATCCGCCACCCGCTTGTGATGCGTTTGTTTGTCCACCGCCGCATACACCGTCAAGCCACTCGAAATCCCGTCCCGCTTTTGTTCCACCGCTTGCACCATCGCTTCACTGTAAAATCCGCTGTCGGCCAGCACGGTTTTGACTTCAGCGATCACCACCGGGCTGATGGCGGCAACGGTTGCCGCCAGTTCCTGTTTGTCGTTGGGCGCGACACTCACGCGCTGGCCCACGATCAACATCGCTTCGTCCACGGCCGCCTGCGCGTTGTAAGCTTGTTCAAAGTGTTTCCCGTTGCCCGCTTTCATGATCCGGCTCTCGGGATCAGTAAAGTTGTATTGGGCTTTGGGTTCAGGCACTTCACTCAGCGCTTGGGGTTCTGGGCCGCGGGGCTTTTTGCCGGCGTCGCGCTGCGCCTGGCGTGCGGTCCCTTTGGCCTCGTGCTCGGGCCGCTTGGCCGCGGCCATTTCCCTGGCCTGCGCTTCGATGATCTGGCGCGCGTGTTTCAGCGACTCAATGCGCTTCTCGCGTCGGGCCAGTTCCGCCGGGATGTCCAGCGGCTCGTTGGCCTCCTTCCCATCGGCGGTTTCGGCACGTGTGATCAGTTCCTGCACTTCCAATTGAAAGCGGGTGATCAGTTCCCCGGCGCGCTGGTAACTGACGGCGGCGTGCTTGCTGGCGTTGGCCTGAATCTTTGTGCCGTCCACACTGACCGAACCTACACGCGTGAGTCGGAGTTGATGCGCCAGTTGCAGCACCGTGACGAACGCCGCCTCAAACGCGGCCTGGTTCACCCGGCGAAAGGTGCAGATCGAATCGTGATCGGGATGATGGTTGGCGCACAGGTAACGCACCGCCACATCGCTGTATGTGGCCGCCTCGATGGTGCGCGAACCAAACCGTCCGGTGGCGTAGCAATAGATGAGCAGGGCGAGCATCATCGTGGGCGGATACTGTTCACTGCCCGTGCCGCGATGGTTCACACGCAAGTGGCCCGTGGGGATTTGCTCGACAGCGTCCAGGATGAAGTGGACGAGGTGGTCTCCGGGCAACCACTCGCGCAAATCGCAAGGCAGGAACATCGGCGTCTGCCGATCCAGATTCACAAAACGTGCAGCCATGAAGGGTTGGATCCTGGCCCCACCCTTTTGTTCATTCTATTTTCAAAAATCTTTTGCCCTCTAAGTCCGACAGACTGCTAGCGGCTTAAGTGCAGCACAGTTTCCAGCAACTACTGGTTGCGGCGCTGTAATTTGACCTCAATCTTTTTTACGCCCCAAGTTGGCGACCTAAGCAACCTGATTCTTCGGGGGGAAAAATCGGGGGGGCGATGGATGATTTTTCTACTTCGTGCGGACGGAATTGCTGGAAGCCGCAGCTTGATTGTGCTGACAGGTACCGGCGGCTGTAATCTCAGGGCCGTGCGAACTTACAGTCAGCCAGCATGCGTGAGAAATTATAGTATAGGACTATTGGCAATTTGCCTTTCCGTTGGCGCTGCGGAGCGACCAACGTTAATGCACAGTTGATTAGCACGACAATTTGCGTTCGTTGGCTGGACCGCCAGTCGTGGGCTGCTCGGATGCGCGGTCCATAAGCGAGTCCACCGATGTCCGGACTTACGATTTAAGCTGTAAGGAACAGCCTATTCCCCAACTTTCGCACGGGTCGCTCGTCGAGGAAACTAAGATCACTACAGGTTGTCGCTTTTTCTCATTTCAGATGTTCCCGATATTTCTTGCACAAACATAAGAGTTAGATGATTGTAGCCAGACTTATGGGTGGCACTATTTGTCCCCCTTGAGGTAATTACTCGGGCGATTGGACATCGGCGATAGTCCAACCGTTGGCGAGAGTGTGAGCGATGGAGACCGGCAAGGCGGGTTATTCACGACATTCCACGGTCCATCGGCCATGAAATGGGCCCCATTTTTAGACCACTGGTATAGGTGGATTTTTTGGTGTCTGCTCCTGACCGGCTCGATGAACGAGCCGGTCAAAATGAAAGAAAGGACAGACAACAAAATGAGAGCGAAACGCAGACGGTTGGAAGCGGGCTTCAAGGCCAAGGTGGGGCTGGAAGCGTTGAAGGGGATCCAGACGGTGGCGCAGATCACGCGGGATTATCAGGTACATCCCAATCAGGTCAGCCAGTGGAAGAGCGAGGTGAGCCAGCGCCTGCCCGAGGTGTTCGAGAATGGGCCGACGGTGCAAATCCAGGAGAGCGAGAAAGAGATTGAGCGGTTGGAGCGCAAGGTGGGACAGTTGACGATGGAGTTGGACTGGCTCAAAAAAAAGTCCAGACAACTGGGCTTGTGAAGGAGCGCGTGGAGCTGGTCGCGAGCATTCCGGCGGGCCTGTCGCTGCGGACGCAGTGCGAGCTGCTCGGCATCTCGCGGGGGGCGTATTACTACGAGCCGCGGCCCGAGAGCGCCGAGAACCTGGCCCTCTTGCGCCGGTTGGACGAACTGCACCTGGAGCGTCCGGTCTTCGGGAGTTGGCGGCTGGCCGCGCTGTTGCGGCGCGAGGGCTGGGAGATCAATCGCAAGCGGGTCCAACGCCTGATGGCGGTGCTGGGCATCCGGGCGATTTATCCGCAGAAGAACACCAGCCGGCCGGGCCGGGACACGAAATCTACCCGTATTTATTGCGGGGAAAAGAGATCACGGGACCGGATCAGGCGTGGTGCGCCGACATCACCTACATTCCGATGCGCCACGGATTCATGTATCTGGTGGCGGTGATGGATTGGTGGAGCCGGTATGTGCTGGCGTGGCG
It encodes:
- a CDS encoding helix-turn-helix domain-containing protein — encoded protein: MGATRTDDLFPEVRNPEGTRILNERCVIKTQAGHRVVLVSGIVLASYAVTDRMAEAYAMVSLVEQGWASQYQVAHALGCSARTVRRDQRRFENGGLAALGHGDGYPKGQWRLPGERSRWIHRLKASGHSNREIARRAGVSEMAIRKLLCRLNWKDAPAQPDLIPSENALPANPNLSAFCVTAPTASIRHDPDPSDRSADRLLARLGLLQDAPPLFGSAMAVPRAGVLLALPVLMASGVFECAQKIYGHLGPSFYGLRTSLLTLLLMALWRIKRPENLKEYSPQSLGRVLGLDRAPEVKTLRRKLASLAATGRAAQFGDALARRRVELRGKAMGFLYVDGHVRVYHGQHALPKTHVARMRISLPATSDYWVNDSSGDPLFVVTAEANAGLVKMLPGILDQVRGLAGQRRVTVVFDRGGFSPKLFQQIIAAGFDLLTYRKGRYPRIPRSRFNPHTGRLGGRKVSYVLADQEVRLLKGKLRLRQVTRRMENGHQTPILTSRRDLAAAQVAYRMFDRWRQENFFKYLREEYALDALAEYAAVPADPTREVPNPVWTALDAQYRQAWARVDRLQSEYGLEALNNLEQKHRTMRGFKIAYGKLGEKIWSAWQRVSQLAKRRAAVPRRVPVREATDKPIVKLAPERKHLTNLIKMVAYQAESDLLRMVTPHYRRADDEGRTLIQAALASAADLEVTKRELRVRLASQSSPHRTRAVAALCEELNHRKAVFPGSNLRLKYLIQDPS
- a CDS encoding transposase encodes the protein MAARFVNLDRQTPMFLPCDLREWLPGDHLVHFILDAVEQIPTGHLRVNHRGTGSEQYPPTMMLALLIYCYATGRFGSRTIEAATYSDVAVRYLCANHHPDHDSICTFRRVNQAAFEAAFVTVLQLAHQLRLTRVGSVSVDGTKIQANASKHAAVSYQRAGELITRFQLEVQELITRAETADGKEANEPLDIPAELARREKRIESLKHARQIIEAQAREMAAAKRPEHEAKGTARQAQRDAGKKPRGPEPQALSEVPEPKAQYNFTDPESRIMKAGNGKHFEQAYNAQAAVDEAMLIVGQRVSVAPNDKQELAATVAAISPVVIAEVKTVLADSGFYSEAMVQAVEQKRDGISSGLTVYAAVDKQTHHKRVADLLPQPEPPPLPENASAKEKMAHRMKTQAGKTLYKLRKQTVEPVFGILKEVLGFRRFLLRGREKVSLEWLLVCVSYNFKRLFTLKNLAATG